One Lepus europaeus isolate LE1 chromosome 17, mLepTim1.pri, whole genome shotgun sequence genomic window, CTTCAATCCTTGTATAGGAAGATTCTCCTTCTCGAAGTCATTTTGGAGAACACTGCATGGCCTTGTATCAAGTGAGGTAGCTTCACATGCACTGACGTTCTtgaatgtatttttcaaatgtgtACTTTCTTCAAGTTCACTGTCTATGCGtttaaaactttcttgaaattccAAACAGTTTTCTTCTGTGGCAGAGGGTGGCTTCTCTGACAAGTTCTGATCATTTTCTTCATCATCAACTTTAAGACGTTTCACCACACTGTAACAGGAATTAAATGAAAATCTTGTTTTCCTTAACCTTTCTCTAAGTGTTGCACTCATAGGCTGAAAGgagaacaaaatattaaaaatgttaaccAAGTCTTCATGTAAAGAAATGTGCTAGAAATAAAAGCCTTACATTTCTATAGTAGACACCACTAGGGGGCTTTCTGTCTCCACATATCTAAAGTAACCATCACAAAATGTGTTTAATTTCCAGAAGTTCCATtaattttcctctcttcctcagcCAGGTCAACACCCTTctaaagtcatcccaataatcaAACTTCTCTCAGCTTCTAGCCCATGCCTCCTGCTACTCCAGATGCTATAGGATAGCAGACTGAGGAAAGACCCACTGCCGCCAAAGTCCTTCACCTTGATAATACCGCAGGTCCAAACTTCCTCACCTAGGAGTGTTGCAATAATCTAATCTGAAACTAAATGAACTGGCTCAGTATGAAAATCTGGGAGGGGCTGGTCACACACTGTATCTTAGAAGAAACTAAATGACTATTTAACAACATATCTGCATGTTAATGAACAATCTTCAGAGTTAAAACCACGCCGATACTTAAGACTGAATAAGATCTTCGTACTTGTTTTCCTGAGCTCCTTGCAAGGGAAGATGGCGGATTCGCACAGGCCTGTGGGGTGCTAGGTGCAATCACCGCTGAGTCTGATGGGCTTTCCatcttgaaaatgaaatcttgggtTACCTCTAGAACCAGAAAAAGTAATTATGAAATGGGACTCAAAATAACCATACCGCTCTAAAGTCCTCCATTTTTATCCAAGTATTTCTTTATTGGGCCAgcagttgggtttttttttttttttttctaatttcagttAGTTGTAGTTAATTCTCGCTATTTTTGTAGTTTTTCACTTACATTCCCACACAAGGACAAGTTTTTTCATGACAAATTAACCGACTAGTATCTCACAGAAACGAGACTTGTTAGCCATGAAGTATCTTCCAAGTCTCCATTACAGGGGCAAGGGAGAATAACAACTTTAGATAGTGATTCTTTAAATTCGTTGTGACAGCTTCATAATTAAAAGAGACATGGCCTAAGTGGGCTCAAAAGGCATAATCGGACCTGGACCTGTCAATCATCCCGAACCCTAAAAGCCGCTTGACCAGAACCAGGCgttaagaaacaagaaaatataaagaaaaaaaaaatcacgccTGTCTGCAGTTTCAGCGTAAAAGCGAACAGACACTGAAAAGGGAAGTCGACTGAAGCTGTTCTTCCAACTCGGTGGGGTAAAGGCggcctctcccctttcccccatGAAGGGAGCCCGCCGGCCCTCCAGACACCCCAGGCCTGAGGGACGGTCGAGAGCCCCCGGCTGCAGAAAGGAACCCCTACTTGGCTTTTCAGCAGGCCCCCGAAGTCCAGCGCTCAGACACCCCCTGGCCCAAAGCACGCTACCTCCCTCCGTCACCCCCACCGCATTCAAACACCGCGCGGAGCCGCGGCCGTCAGCCGAAGCAGCCCCaaggggcggggccgcgcgggAGCGGAAGAGACTCCTGATTGGCTAGATTGATGCGCGCGAATCTGCGTTGCCGGAGATCCCCTAAAGCGCGCGACCGCGAGCTTCCGCCAGGGAAGGTCctgaggcggggcggggccgagtCGCGTGATTGGCAAGGGTGACGGGAACGCGCCGCCTCGCCCCGCCCTCGGCCTGGCTCCGGAGTCGGGCTGAGCTTCGGGAGTAACTAATGGATCCTGAGGGGGCGCGCTTGCGTCCGCGGCTCCGCTTCCCGCCTCCCTGTGGCTGTGCGTCTGTGCAGCGCGCTAGCTTGTGCCCCCGGCTCCCggtctccagg contains:
- the SFR1 gene encoding swi5-dependent recombination DNA repair protein 1 homolog encodes the protein MESPSDSAVIAPSTPQACANPPSSLARSSGKQPMSATLRERLRKTRFSFNSCYSVVKRLKVDDEENDQNLSEKPPSATEENCLEFQESFKRIDSELEESTHLKNTFKNVSACEATSLDTRPCSVLQNDFEKENLPIQGLKEERAKLVKQVQEKEDLLRRLKLVKMYRSKNDLSQLQSLIKKWRNCSQLLLYELHSAMSEENKKLSLTQLVDHYGLDDKLIHYNRSEEEFIDA